One Mycobacteroides abscessus ATCC 19977 genomic window carries:
- the sucD gene encoding succinate--CoA ligase subunit alpha, which produces MSIFLNKDSKVIVQGITGGEGTKHTALMLKAGTQVVGGVNARKAGTTVSHVDKSGQSVDLPVFGSVAEAIKETGADVSIAFVPPAFSKDAIIEAIDAEIPLLVVITEGIPVQDSAYAWAYNVEKGNKTRIIGPNCPGIITPGEALVGITPNNITGTGPVGLVSKSGTLTYQMMYELRDFGFSTAIGIGGDPVIGTTHIDAIEAFEKDPETKIIVMIGEIGGDAEERAADYIKANVSKPVVGYVAGFTAPEGKTMGHAGAIVSGSSGTAQAKKEALEAAGVKVGKTPSETAKLAREILQSL; this is translated from the coding sequence ATGTCTATCTTTCTGAACAAGGATTCGAAGGTCATCGTCCAGGGCATCACCGGTGGTGAGGGCACCAAGCACACCGCGCTGATGCTCAAGGCCGGTACTCAGGTTGTCGGCGGCGTCAACGCCCGCAAGGCCGGAACCACCGTGTCGCATGTGGATAAGAGCGGTCAAAGTGTCGACTTACCCGTGTTCGGCAGTGTCGCCGAGGCCATCAAGGAGACCGGGGCCGACGTGTCGATCGCCTTCGTGCCGCCGGCCTTCTCCAAGGACGCCATCATCGAGGCAATCGACGCCGAGATCCCGCTGCTCGTTGTCATCACTGAGGGAATCCCGGTGCAGGACAGCGCGTATGCGTGGGCCTACAACGTCGAGAAGGGCAACAAGACCCGCATCATCGGGCCCAACTGCCCCGGCATCATCACCCCCGGCGAGGCGCTGGTGGGTATCACTCCTAACAACATCACCGGCACCGGTCCGGTCGGTCTGGTGTCCAAGTCCGGCACCCTGACCTACCAGATGATGTACGAGCTGCGCGATTTCGGCTTCTCCACCGCCATCGGTATCGGCGGCGACCCCGTCATCGGCACCACCCACATCGACGCCATCGAGGCGTTCGAGAAGGACCCGGAGACCAAGATCATCGTCATGATCGGTGAGATCGGTGGCGACGCCGAGGAGCGTGCGGCCGACTACATCAAGGCCAACGTGTCCAAGCCCGTCGTCGGCTACGTTGCGGGCTTCACCGCCCCCGAGGGCAAGACCATGGGCCACGCCGGTGCCATCGTGTCCGGCAGCTCGGGTACCGCCCAGGCCAAGAAGGAGGCCCTCGAGGCCGCCGGTGTGAAGGTCGGCAAGACGCCGTCCGAGACGGCCAAGCTGGCGCGAGAGATCCTGCAGAGCCTGTAG